CATTGGTTGCAGGTAAAGATGGTCAGGATTTCTTTCTGCGATTATCAAATGAGTTTCCAGATTTATTGTTTGAAAAGCATTATTTATTTGAAACAACTGAATTTAATATAGAAAAAACAAAAGAGATTTTGTCTGAATTTGGAATTATAAAAATTTACAGAGATTCATTTGAAATTAATAGATTTGTTGAAAAATTAAAAAAGTGATATAATTTAAATAATGTTATCAATATAAATATTGGGGGTGGCAATATGAAAAAAAAGGTGTATGTATTAATTGTATTTTTTTTAGCTGTAATAATGGCTTTTTCAGATAAAATAATTTTAAAGACCACCTTTCAAATTGCCCCGCCAAAATATTATATTGAAGATAATGAAGTAAAAGGTATATGCTATGAAATATATGAAGAGCTTAATAAAAGACTTGAAAAATATAATATAGAGATTCAATGGGATGGAAAATTTAAAAACATGACATATATCACAGAAGAATTATCAAAAGGATTTATTGATATTTTTATTGGAATAGCAAAAAATGATTATAGGAAAAATATAATGAATTTTTCAGATTTTCCATTATATTCTGTAACCTATATGATTCTTACAAATAAGGATTTTAATAAATCGCTAAACGAATTAAAACTTGGTGTAATTAAAGGAACTAAGACAGAACAGCTGTTTTTTGAGGTAACCAAAAACAAAAATAAAGCTATTGAATTTGAAAATATAGAAGAAGCAATTAATCCGTATTTGAAAAATAAAATAGAGGGTGTATTTTATAACTCTCTTACGCTTGGATATTATTACAATAAATCTTTAAAAAAAATCTCGAAAATTGTTAATATGCCGATGCCTAAATATTATCATTATATAGGATTTTCCAGGAAAGTTTCCGAAGATATAAAAAATATTGTAGATAAGGAAATAAAAGAAATAGTAATTAATGGAACTGTTGAAAAAATACTGGAAAAATATGGTTTAAAGGAATTTGCAAAACCCGGGAATTATCTTAAATTAGCCAATGTTGATTGGCCGCCATATGAATGGTATGAAAATGGTGAATGGAAAGGAATAGACACCGAGGTTTTAAAAAGAGTTTTTGAAAACATGGGATTTAAGGTGGATATTATTTATTTAAACTGGTTGCGCGTATTGGATTATATAAAAAAAGGTATTATAGATGGAACTTTTTCTCTTTCTGTTACAGATGAGAGAAGAAAGTATATGTTATTTTCAGAAGAACCATTAAGTACAGGTGCAGATGTATTTATATATAAAAATAAAAATATAAACTTTGAAGATGATATAAGCAATTATAAATGTGGATATGTAAAGGGATTTAATTATAATGACAGATTAAAAGATTTTAATCTACAATATTATGCTGTATCAGATGATATAATTGGAATAAAGGGGTTTATTAATGATCGATTTGATATATATGTAATAGATAAAAATGTGGCTTTATATTATTTGAAAAAATTTAATTATAAAGGTCAGGTTTATTTTTATCCAATTAGTAAAAAAAATATGTATTATATAGGGCTTTCCAGAAAGAATGAATTCTCTGAAGAAATAATAAAAATGTTTAATGAAGAATTAAAAAGATTTAAGAAAACAGAAGAATACAGGGAAATATTGAAAAAATATAACATTACATATGAAGATTTATGGCAATAGAGGTGATTTAATGAAGTTAAAAACAATATTTATAAATCTTCTGATATTTTTACTATATATTATATTTATGCTTTATTATACCCAGAGAACAGAAAGTTATATAAATGATTTTTATAATTACATAAGCCTGTTATTTAAAAATTATCTGTGGGAATATAATGATAAGGCTATGGAAGATATATCTAATATAATTTTTAAGAATGTTGAATATAGAGAAATAGCTGTTTATGATGAGTCAGGAAATTTATTCTTTAAAATGGAAAATCCCAAAAAATTAAATAAAATAGATCTTTTTTTTGAAAAAATGAATTTTATTCATGAAGTTTCATTATCTAAATCACTGGACAACAATGGAATATATATAGGTGAAATGTATGTAAAAATGGTCAATAGAAGTTTTTATGTAAAATTGTTGGGGTTTTTAATTTATGTATTATTAGCCTTTTTATATAATCAGATGGTTGTTATAAATGAAACAAAAAGAAAGCTTGAAAAATCCAATAGAGAGCTTGAAGATACGCTTGAAGAACTGGAAAATACCATAGAAAATCTAAATAGAACGCAGGAATTGCTTATAAACTCAGAAAAAATGGCGTCATTGGGTAGACTTGTGGCGAATATTTCTCATGATTTAAATACACCTCTTGGAATTGCATATACATCGGTTACACAATTAATGAAAGATTTCAAAAAACTTGAAGAAGGATATATATCCGGGCAGGTATCTAAAAAACTGTTTGAAGATTATTTAAATTCAGGAAACGAATTATTGGATATTATACTTGCCAATTTAATGAGAATGTCTGATTTAATAAAAAGTCTTAAAAAAGTATCAGCGCAGGAAGTTTCCAACATAAAATTAAAAGTAAATCTAAAAGAGGAATTAGAAGCAATATTAAAATCATTAAACCCTGTTATCAGAAAAACATCACATAAAATAAGTTTAAAATGTCCTGATGATATAGAAATGGTTACATATCCTGGAGCTATTGCTCAAATAATAACCAATTTTATTGATAATTCTTTAAAGCATGGTTTTAAAAATTATAAAGAAAATGGTAGAATAAATATAGAGGTATTTAATGAAAAAGATAGTGTGAAAATTATATATTCAGATAATGGTAGGGGTATGGATGAAAAAACTAAAAGTGCCATATTTGAACCATTCTTTACCACTGACAATTCCGGTGAAAGCAGTGGTATAGGTATGAATGTCGTATATAACCTTGTAAACACTGTGTTGCAGGGCCAAATATATGTAGAAAGCGCTCCGGGAAAAGGTGTGAAATTTACAGTTATTCTTCCAAAGGTTGTCTCTGAGTCGAAATAGGGGGTGATACAATGGACTTCAATGAAGAGTTTATAAAATTCGTAGATAATGATGCTGAAACTGCTGAAAATGTCATAGAATCAAAACCATGGAAAATACTTATTGTTGATGATGAAAAAGATGTTCATAGAGTAACAAGAATAGTATTAAAAGGACTAACCTTTGAAGGAAGACCTATAAAGTTAATCAGTGCATATTCTAAAGAAGAAGCGCTTGAAATTTTAAGGAAAGATAAAGATATTGCACTTGCAATAATTGATGTAGTAATGGAAGATAAACATGCAGGTCTTGATCTTGTAAAATATATTCGTGAAAATTTAAAAAATCATAAAACACGTCTTGTAATCAGGACAGGACAGCCGGGATATGCCCCTAACAAAGAAGTTGTTTTAAATTATGATATAAACGATTATAGAGAAAAAACAGAATTAACATCAGAACGACTAATTACAGTAATCCTTTCCGGATTAAGGTCATATAGAGATATAGTAAATCTGGAAAAAGAAGCCGAATCTTTGAAAACAATATTTGGATTTGCTACAGAATCAACCAGTGAAACCAATGAAGATATATTTTTAGAGAGTTCATGTAAAGTGGTAAGAAATATGGCAGAAAACTATGATATTATATTAAATACAAAAATATGTGAAGATTATCCGGAGTTTCATAGTAATAAAAAGAATTTTATACACTGGGAAAATGAGAAGGAGTTCTTTGTTATATTTAATTCTGATACAGAAAGGCAAAAAGTATTTTGTGTAAGTTCGGAAAAACCAATTCCTGAAAATTTAAAAAACCTGCTAAACCTTTTCTTGTTGCATATAATTACTACTGTTGAAAAAATGAGAATTTCGAATGAATTAAATGAAACGCTATATGAAATAATATTTACCCTTGGTGAATTACTTGAATCACGTTCTGAAGAAACAGGTGAACATGTTTTAAGAGTTTCAAATATTGTATATGATATTGCACAGGCTGCAGGAATAGAAGAACATAAGGCATTTGAATTTAAAATAGCTTCTATGTTACACGATATTGGAAAGATTGGAATACCTGATTATATACTAAATAAACCAGGGAAGCTTACAGACTCTGAATTTGAAATAATGAAAGAACACACAGTTATAGGTTATAGAATACTTGCATCTTCAAATAAAGATATATTTAAAATAGCTGCATCAATTGCAAAATATCATCATGAAAATTGGGACGGAAGTGGTTATCCTGAAGGATTAAAAGGAAAAGAAATACCAATAGAAGCAAGAATTACAGCTATAGCAGATGTTTATGATGCGCTTGTATCTGATAGGGTATATAGACCTGGCTGGCCAAAAGAAAAGGTTATAAAGTATATGAAGGATATGAAAGGTAAAAAATTTGATCCCGAATTGCTGGATATTTTCTTAAGTAAAATTGTTGATAAATTTTAAAAGACTCACACTTAGGTGAGTCTTTTTTTATAGAAAGTTCATTCATACGACTTGAGAGCTGATCTTAGAAAGTTTTATGAAAAATAGAAATAATAATAATCGCTCAAACAGGTAGAAAATTCTAATCCTCAAAAATTCTCGTTCCCGCCGGCCGTTGCAGACTCACGTCCTTGTTCGTCTTCACTCAAAATCACATCCGTGTGATTTTGTCCGGCTCCACTTCGAATTTTTTCGGGAATTTTCAAGTTTTCGCTCATATTATTATTTCTATTTTCTTTTACATCTCTTCATTAGCAGTTTTTTTCGGGTGCTCTGCGAGTATTCATTCACTTTTATTTTTTCAATCGTTTGTAATTTTACCTTGGACACTCTGCGAGCCTTCACTCGCTTTTATTTTTTCCAACTATCCTGTAATCCCCGCTGCGGGAAATTCTTAGTTTTCATTCACATTATTTTTCTCAATTATAAAAAATTTCACTTTCCTGAGCAAATGTTATTATTTCTATTTTTCGAAAAGACTTTTGTAGAGAAACGTTCGAAGTATTCGAGAAAACTTTTTTTCATCATAAAAGATAAAAACTCCCTCAAAAATGAGGGAGTTTTGGCGTGCCCGACTGGATTTGAACCAGCAACCTTTGGATCCGCAGTCCAATGCTCTATCCAATTGAGCTACGGGCACATTTGTAAAAACTATAAAAATTGGTAAAAAAAATGGCGGAGAGGGTGGGATTCGAACCCACGGTGGAGTTACCCCCACACTTGCTTAGCAGGCAAGCGCCTTCGGCCGCTCGGCCACCTCTCCGACGCACAATCATTATTATAACATGAAGATTATTCTTTGTCAATACTGTTAAGGTAAATTTTTGGGTCGTATTCCTTTAATTTTTTATCAATGATTTCTAATAATTTATCGAAAGATTCTGTAATTTCAACCTCTTCAGCATTCTTTTCATATCTTAACTTCACTTCAACCTTACCGTCTTTCATCTTTTTACCCAATACAACCTTCATTGGAATACCTATTAAGTCTGCATCTTTAAATTTAAATCCTGGTGATGCATCTCTATCGTCGTATAATACATCGTATTTATCCTTTAAAAGATTATAAATTTCTTCCGCTTTCTCTACAAGCTCTGGTTTTTTCATTGAAACAGGTATAATAACAATTTCAAATGGAGCAATACTTCTTGGCCATAACATGCCATAATCGTCGTGTAATTGTTCAACAATAGCACCTAAAGTTCTTGAAACACCCCAACCGTAACAACCCATAATAAATGGTTTTGATCTACCGTCTTCATCTGTATAATAGGCGTTAAGTTTTTCAGAATATTTTGTTCCCAATTTAAATACCTGTCCAACTTCAATTCCCTTTGCTTCTTTTAAAGGTTTTCCGCACTTTGGACAAGGTTCTCCTTTTTTAACCATTCTAATATCAGCAAAAATGTCCACATTAAAATCTCTATTGAGATTCACATTAACATAATGTGTATCCTTTTCCATGCCACCTGTGATACCATTTTTTATACCTTTAATGCTTAAATCGCCAACAATTTTCAAATTATCTTTTTTAATTCCAACAGGACCAATAAATCCAGTTTCCACACCAAATTCCGCTTTTATTTCTTCAGGTGCTCCCATTTCAAGTGTTTGATCCTTTAATAATCCTCTTAATTTTGCAATGTTAAGATCATAATCGCCGCGAATCAAAGCGAGTACCCAACCATCTCTTCCTTTAAATAAAAGGGATTTTATAATCTTCTCTTTTGAAGAGTTAAGGAAGTTTGCAACATCATCAATTGTTTTTACATCAGGTGTTGAAACCTTTTTAATTTCTTTTTCTTCTTCATTTTCTACTTCAAATGTAAGTTTTGATTCTGCTTTTTCATCTGTTGCGTAATATCCGCAATCACAATAATATATAGTGCTTTCTCCGTATTCTGCCAATACCTGGAATTCGTGGGATTTATTTCCACCAATTGCACCTGTATCTGCTTCAACTACTCTATAATCCACACCAAGTCTTTTTAAAATATTTTCATAGGCCCTGTAAAAATCTTCGTATGTTTCATCGAGTGATTCTTCTGAATTATGGAAAGAATATGCATCTTTCATTATAAATTCCCTTGCTCTTAAAACTCCAAAACGTGGTCTTATTTCATCTCTGTATTTGTTAGCAATCTGGAATAATGAAATTGGCAATTGTTTATATGATCTCAATTCATTTTTTACTATTGTAGTTATCATCTCTTCATGTGTAGGACCTAATGTAAAATCCCTATTATGTCTATCTTTTAACTTCATCATTTCTGGTCCATAGTCATCCCATCTTCCGCTTTGCTGCCATATTTCAGCAGGTTGTATTATAGGCATTAATATTTCCTGAGAGCCGATTTTTTCCATTTCTTCCCTTACAATATTTTCTATCTTTTTCAATACCTTTGTTCCTAAAGGTAAGTATGTATATACCCCAGAAGCTGTTTTTCTTATAAAACCTCCTCTAATTAACAATTCATGACTTTTTATTTCAACGTCATTTGGAACTTCTTTTAATGTTGGTGCGTAATATTTTGACATTCGCATCATGTATAACCTCCTTAAATCGATTATTTTTGATTTTCCTTAATTTTAACATATAATCTTGAATAAAAAGATAACGTTTATATTACGAAAATTCGAAAAATAATTTGCTGAAAAATTTAAAATCTTCTTAATTATAAAGTGATATAATACGTATAACTGACAAAAAACTTTTTTAGGAGGGATTAAATTGAAAAAATTCTATGTAACAACGCCTATATATTATGTAAATGCAGAACCGCATATAGGATCAAGTTATACCACAATAGTAGGAGATATAATTTCAAGATATAAAAGAATGAGAGGATTCGATGTATTTTATTTAACAGGAACAGATGAACACGGTCAAAAAATCCTTCAGGCAGCAAGAGCTAAAGGGATTTCACCACAGGAATTATGTGATGAATTATCGGGAAAATTTAAAACATTATGGAAAGATTTAAAAATCACCAATGATTACTTTGTAAGAACAACAGACGAGCAACATATGAAAACAGTTCAATTTTTTGTGAAAAAAATGCTTGAAAATGGTGACATATACAAAGGAAAATACGAAGGTTGGTATTGTGTTCCATGTGAAACATACTGGACAGAAGATGAAATTGAAGAAAAAGACGGCAAAAAAGTATGTCCTTCATGTGGAAGAGAAGTAAATTGGGTTGAAGAAGAAAATTATTTCTTTAAATTATCAAAATACAATGAACCGTTAAAAAAGCATTTTGAAGAGAATCCAGATTTTCTTGAACCTGAATTTAGAAAAAATGAAATGCTTAAAATACTTGAAAGCGGTCTTAAAGATTTAAGTATCACAAGAACCACATTTAATTGGGGCGTTCCAATGCCAGATGATCCAAAACATGTAATTTATGTATGGGTAGATGCATTAATTAATTATGTAAGTGCATTGGGCTATCCGGAAAATATGGAAAAATTTGAAAAATATTGGCCTGCTGATTTACATTTAATTGGAAAAGAAATCAATAGATTCCATTCATTAATCTGGCCGGCAATGTTAATGTCAGTAGGATTGCCTCTACCTAAAAAAATATTTGCTCATGGCTGGCTTACTGTAAATGGACAGAAAATATCAAAATCTCTTGGAAATGCAATTGATCCAAGAATTCTTGTTGAAGCATATGGAAATGATGTAATAAGATACTATTTATTAAGAGACATTGTATTTGGAAAAGATGGAGATTTTTCAGAAGATAATTTAATTACAAGATACAATTCTGATCTTGTAAATGATTTAAGTAATCTTGTTCATAGAACATTATCCATGGTTAATAAATACTTTGATGGAGTTATACCGGAAATCGGTGAAACGGAGGAAGTTGACAATCAACTTAAAGATCTCATTAACTCAACAGTGGAAAAATACGAAAATTACATGGATAAATACTTATTCACCAATGCGCTTGAAAGTTTATGGGAATTGGTAAGATTTACAAATAAATACATAGATCTTACAGAACCATGGTTACTTGGAAAAGACGAAAGCAAAAAATCAAGGCTTGGTACTGTAATGTATAACCTCATGGATTCAATTAGAATAATTGCATTATTAATTTCACCTGTAATGCCAGATACAGCATTGAAAATACTTGGTAAATTAGGTATTGAAAATGTAGAAGAATACATAAAAGATGAAAATATAAAAATTGGATTATTAAAAAGCGGTGTAAAGGTAAATATTGGAGAACCAGTATTCAAAAGAATAGATGTAAAAAAATGGGAAAAAGTTATAAAAATGAAGGAGGAGAAGAAAATGGAAGAAAAGAAAACAGAAGTAAAAGAAGTAAAGAAAGAAGAAGAAAAAACAGAAAATGTTTTAATTGATATAAATCATTTTGCGCAGGTTGATTTAAGGGTAGCTAAAATTTTAGAAGCAGAAAAAGTAAAAAAATCAAGAAAGCTTGTAAAATTACAGCTTGATCTTGGAGAATTAGGTAAAAGGCAGATTGTAGCAGGTATTGCGAATTATTATGAACCTGAAAATCTTGTAGGAAAGAAAATAATAGTTGTTGCTAATTTAAAACCAGCAAAATTAATGGGAATTGAATCAAATGGAATGTTATTGGCAGCAAAAATAGGGGATAAATTAACCCTCTTAACAACAGATGAAGATATAGAACCGGGAGCAAAAATATCGTAAAAACCAGGAGGTAAGCAATAAATGAGCGAAATTTTAAATAAATCCTTTGAAGAAGAGTTAAAAGAGTCATATTTGTTATACTCTCTCAGTGTTATTACAAGCAGGGCTATCCCGGATGTCAGGGATGGCCTTAAACCTGTTCAAAGAAGAATATTATATTCTATGGATGAATTGAATTTAAAACATAATGCAGCATATAAAAAATGTGCCCGTATTGTTGGAGAAGTTATGGGTAAATATCATCCACATGGTGATGCTGCAATATATGATGCTCTTGTAAGAATGGCGCAGCCATTTAGCCTTAGATATCCGCTTGTAATAGGGCAGGGAAACTTTGGGTCAATAGATAAAGACCCTGCTGCAGCAATGAGGTATACCGAAGCTAAAATGCATGAACTTGCAGAATATATGTTAATGGATATAGATAAAAATACCGTTGAAATGATGGACAACTTTGATGGTTCATTAAAGGAACCATGGGTATTGCCAACAAGATTACCAAACTTGCTAATGAATGGTGTAAACGGTATTGCTGTTGGAATGGCAACTAATATCCCTTCACATAACCTTACAGAGCTTGCAGAAGGAATTAAATATCTTATAGATAATCCAGATGCATCAGTTGAAGAACTTATGAAATTTATTAAAGGACCTGATCTTCCTACTGGTGGTATTATTGTTGATGGAGATAAATTAAAAGATATATATGAAACAGGAAGAGGAACATTCCATATAAGATCAAAGTACGAATTTGAAGAAAACAAAAATGGAATGAGCATAGTTATAAAAGAAATACCATATGGTGTTTCAAAAGCTGATCTTATAACTCAAATAGCAAATTATGTTACAAAGCAAAAGGAAAATAAAAAAGATGTAGGAATAAGAAATATTAGAGATGAATCAGATAAAGAAGGAATAAGAGTTGTAATAGAGTTAAAGAAAAATGTAAATCCACAGAGAGTTGTAAATCAGTTATTAAAGCATACACAAATGCAGATTTCATTCCCTGTTCAGATGACTGTTATAGATAACAGAAAACCAAGGGTAATGAATTTAAAGGAAATACTTCAGGCATTTATTAATCACAGGGTAGATGTAATTACAAGAAGAACTCAATTTGAACTTGATAAAGCAAGAAAAAGATCACACATTGTAGAAGGTTTAATGAAAGCTTCAGAAGGAATTGAAGCGGTAATTGAAATAATCAGACAGTCCGAAGGAAGAGAAGAAGCAATAAATAGCTTAATGGAAATAATTAATGTAACAAAAGAACAGGCAAATGCTATTGTTGATATGCGATTAATAAGCCTTTCTAAGTTAGAAGGACAGAAATTGGAAAAAGAATATGCTGAATTAACAGAAAAAATAAAAATCGCACTTGAAATATTAAACAACAGAGAAAAATTAATGGAAATAATAAAAGAAGAAACAGAGGAAATAAAACTAAAATTTGGTGATGAAAGAAGAACGGTAATAACAAATTCTGGGGCCAAAATAGAAGAATCAGACAACATTGAAGAAGAAGATCTTGTAATTGTCTTAACCCAATGGGGATACATAAAAGCAATGAAAAGCAGTGAATATAAAGTTCAAAATCGTGGCGGAAAAGGTGCTAAGGCTATAAAAAAATCAGATAATGATTTTATTATTCAGGTATTACAGACAAATAGTCTCTCAAAATTGTTATTTATCACCTCAAAAGGAAAGGCTTTTGAGTTAAATGCATATAAAATAGAAAAAAGCAGCAAAGATACAAAAGGAAAGCATATAAGCACATATCTATATCTTGAAAATGATGAAAAGATAAAAACAATAATTCCAATTGAAAACAAAAAAGATATAGAAAATAAATATATAATGCTCTTTACAAAAAAAGGAACGGTAAAAAGAACAGCGCTTGAAGAATTTTCTAATATAAGAAGAAATGGATTAAAAGCAATTACAATAAAAGAAGATGATACAGTGGTAGATGCGCTTATTGTAGAAGAAAAGGATGAAGTTCTTGTAATAAGTGCAAAAGGGATGAGTTTAAGATTCAGGGTTAGTGATGTAAGACCTATGGGAAGAAGTGCTGCAGGTGTAAGATCCATAAAATTAAGGGAAAATGATGAAGTGGTAAATGCAGTAATGGTTGATAATGAAAAAAGTCTTCTTCTAATTACAAAATATGGATTTGCCAAACGAGTAGATTTTAAAGATTTCAGGCTTCAAAATCGTGGTGGTGTAGGATTAAAATGTGTGAAAGAAACAAGTAGAATAGGTGATATAGTAAAAGCACTTGCAGTTACAGATGAAAGTCATGTAATAGTATTTA
This is a stretch of genomic DNA from Marinitoga piezophila KA3. It encodes these proteins:
- a CDS encoding sensor histidine kinase, translating into MKLKTIFINLLIFLLYIIFMLYYTQRTESYINDFYNYISLLFKNYLWEYNDKAMEDISNIIFKNVEYREIAVYDESGNLFFKMENPKKLNKIDLFFEKMNFIHEVSLSKSLDNNGIYIGEMYVKMVNRSFYVKLLGFLIYVLLAFLYNQMVVINETKRKLEKSNRELEDTLEELENTIENLNRTQELLINSEKMASLGRLVANISHDLNTPLGIAYTSVTQLMKDFKKLEEGYISGQVSKKLFEDYLNSGNELLDIILANLMRMSDLIKSLKKVSAQEVSNIKLKVNLKEELEAILKSLNPVIRKTSHKISLKCPDDIEMVTYPGAIAQIITNFIDNSLKHGFKNYKENGRINIEVFNEKDSVKIIYSDNGRGMDEKTKSAIFEPFFTTDNSGESSGIGMNVVYNLVNTVLQGQIYVESAPGKGVKFTVILPKVVSESK
- a CDS encoding substrate-binding periplasmic protein, whose protein sequence is MKKKVYVLIVFFLAVIMAFSDKIILKTTFQIAPPKYYIEDNEVKGICYEIYEELNKRLEKYNIEIQWDGKFKNMTYITEELSKGFIDIFIGIAKNDYRKNIMNFSDFPLYSVTYMILTNKDFNKSLNELKLGVIKGTKTEQLFFEVTKNKNKAIEFENIEEAINPYLKNKIEGVFYNSLTLGYYYNKSLKKISKIVNMPMPKYYHYIGFSRKVSEDIKNIVDKEIKEIVINGTVEKILEKYGLKEFAKPGNYLKLANVDWPPYEWYENGEWKGIDTEVLKRVFENMGFKVDIIYLNWLRVLDYIKKGIIDGTFSLSVTDERRKYMLFSEEPLSTGADVFIYKNKNINFEDDISNYKCGYVKGFNYNDRLKDFNLQYYAVSDDIIGIKGFINDRFDIYVIDKNVALYYLKKFNYKGQVYFYPISKKNMYYIGLSRKNEFSEEIIKMFNEELKRFKKTEEYREILKKYNITYEDLWQ
- the gyrA gene encoding DNA gyrase subunit A; amino-acid sequence: MSEILNKSFEEELKESYLLYSLSVITSRAIPDVRDGLKPVQRRILYSMDELNLKHNAAYKKCARIVGEVMGKYHPHGDAAIYDALVRMAQPFSLRYPLVIGQGNFGSIDKDPAAAMRYTEAKMHELAEYMLMDIDKNTVEMMDNFDGSLKEPWVLPTRLPNLLMNGVNGIAVGMATNIPSHNLTELAEGIKYLIDNPDASVEELMKFIKGPDLPTGGIIVDGDKLKDIYETGRGTFHIRSKYEFEENKNGMSIVIKEIPYGVSKADLITQIANYVTKQKENKKDVGIRNIRDESDKEGIRVVIELKKNVNPQRVVNQLLKHTQMQISFPVQMTVIDNRKPRVMNLKEILQAFINHRVDVITRRTQFELDKARKRSHIVEGLMKASEGIEAVIEIIRQSEGREEAINSLMEIINVTKEQANAIVDMRLISLSKLEGQKLEKEYAELTEKIKIALEILNNREKLMEIIKEETEEIKLKFGDERRTVITNSGAKIEESDNIEEEDLVIVLTQWGYIKAMKSSEYKVQNRGGKGAKAIKKSDNDFIIQVLQTNSLSKLLFITSKGKAFELNAYKIEKSSKDTKGKHISTYLYLENDEKIKTIIPIENKKDIENKYIMLFTKKGTVKRTALEEFSNIRRNGLKAITIKEDDTVVDALIVEEKDEVLVISAKGMSLRFRVSDVRPMGRSAAGVRSIKLRENDEVVNAVMVDNEKSLLLITKYGFAKRVDFKDFRLQNRGGVGLKCVKETSRIGDIVKALAVTDESHVIVFTKLGKAIREEVSTISSLSRYAIGVRAIRLDKEDIVADAAVVIEDE
- the metG gene encoding methionine--tRNA ligase yields the protein MKKFYVTTPIYYVNAEPHIGSSYTTIVGDIISRYKRMRGFDVFYLTGTDEHGQKILQAARAKGISPQELCDELSGKFKTLWKDLKITNDYFVRTTDEQHMKTVQFFVKKMLENGDIYKGKYEGWYCVPCETYWTEDEIEEKDGKKVCPSCGREVNWVEEENYFFKLSKYNEPLKKHFEENPDFLEPEFRKNEMLKILESGLKDLSITRTTFNWGVPMPDDPKHVIYVWVDALINYVSALGYPENMEKFEKYWPADLHLIGKEINRFHSLIWPAMLMSVGLPLPKKIFAHGWLTVNGQKISKSLGNAIDPRILVEAYGNDVIRYYLLRDIVFGKDGDFSEDNLITRYNSDLVNDLSNLVHRTLSMVNKYFDGVIPEIGETEEVDNQLKDLINSTVEKYENYMDKYLFTNALESLWELVRFTNKYIDLTEPWLLGKDESKKSRLGTVMYNLMDSIRIIALLISPVMPDTALKILGKLGIENVEEYIKDENIKIGLLKSGVKVNIGEPVFKRIDVKKWEKVIKMKEEKKMEEKKTEVKEVKKEEEKTENVLIDINHFAQVDLRVAKILEAEKVKKSRKLVKLQLDLGELGKRQIVAGIANYYEPENLVGKKIIVVANLKPAKLMGIESNGMLLAAKIGDKLTLLTTDEDIEPGAKIS
- a CDS encoding proline--tRNA ligase — translated: MRMSKYYAPTLKEVPNDVEIKSHELLIRGGFIRKTASGVYTYLPLGTKVLKKIENIVREEMEKIGSQEILMPIIQPAEIWQQSGRWDDYGPEMMKLKDRHNRDFTLGPTHEEMITTIVKNELRSYKQLPISLFQIANKYRDEIRPRFGVLRAREFIMKDAYSFHNSEESLDETYEDFYRAYENILKRLGVDYRVVEADTGAIGGNKSHEFQVLAEYGESTIYYCDCGYYATDEKAESKLTFEVENEEEKEIKKVSTPDVKTIDDVANFLNSSKEKIIKSLLFKGRDGWVLALIRGDYDLNIAKLRGLLKDQTLEMGAPEEIKAEFGVETGFIGPVGIKKDNLKIVGDLSIKGIKNGITGGMEKDTHYVNVNLNRDFNVDIFADIRMVKKGEPCPKCGKPLKEAKGIEVGQVFKLGTKYSEKLNAYYTDEDGRSKPFIMGCYGWGVSRTLGAIVEQLHDDYGMLWPRSIAPFEIVIIPVSMKKPELVEKAEEIYNLLKDKYDVLYDDRDASPGFKFKDADLIGIPMKVVLGKKMKDGKVEVKLRYEKNAEEVEITESFDKLLEIIDKKLKEYDPKIYLNSIDKE
- a CDS encoding HD domain-containing phosphohydrolase, yielding MDFNEEFIKFVDNDAETAENVIESKPWKILIVDDEKDVHRVTRIVLKGLTFEGRPIKLISAYSKEEALEILRKDKDIALAIIDVVMEDKHAGLDLVKYIRENLKNHKTRLVIRTGQPGYAPNKEVVLNYDINDYREKTELTSERLITVILSGLRSYRDIVNLEKEAESLKTIFGFATESTSETNEDIFLESSCKVVRNMAENYDIILNTKICEDYPEFHSNKKNFIHWENEKEFFVIFNSDTERQKVFCVSSEKPIPENLKNLLNLFLLHIITTVEKMRISNELNETLYEIIFTLGELLESRSEETGEHVLRVSNIVYDIAQAAGIEEHKAFEFKIASMLHDIGKIGIPDYILNKPGKLTDSEFEIMKEHTVIGYRILASSNKDIFKIAASIAKYHHENWDGSGYPEGLKGKEIPIEARITAIADVYDALVSDRVYRPGWPKEKVIKYMKDMKGKKFDPELLDIFLSKIVDKF